The following are encoded together in the Fimbriiglobus ruber genome:
- a CDS encoding PP2C family serine/threonine-protein phosphatase encodes MPSPWKVLANSVVGTSHERIGERCQDYATARLVEAGEVSSLILVCADGAGSASRAEAGAKLACHEFLSVAASALTGGLSVSAITFEIARDWCDRARRRLSLEACVCGAELRDFSCTLLAAVVSDRHAVFMQIGDGAIVYREGDGYRTAFWPENGEYANVTYFLTGPDFESRLNVKLLEFGPDEVALFTDGLQPLALHYATKTVHAPFFDPMFATLRREPDPDTLRAPLKQFLASKPVVERTDDDKTLILATRRLPEHDHAPPRQ; translated from the coding sequence ATGCCATCTCCCTGGAAGGTGCTGGCGAACAGCGTCGTCGGCACCTCGCACGAGCGGATCGGCGAACGCTGTCAAGACTACGCGACCGCCCGACTCGTCGAGGCGGGTGAGGTGTCGTCGCTCATTCTCGTTTGCGCTGACGGGGCGGGAAGTGCGTCCCGGGCCGAGGCGGGGGCGAAATTAGCCTGTCACGAGTTCCTTTCCGTGGCCGCCAGTGCCTTGACTGGCGGTTTATCCGTTTCCGCAATCACGTTTGAAATAGCCCGCGACTGGTGTGACCGAGCCCGGCGCCGCCTCAGTCTGGAAGCCTGCGTTTGTGGGGCGGAACTGCGCGACTTCTCATGCACCTTGCTGGCCGCGGTCGTATCCGACCGGCACGCGGTATTCATGCAGATCGGCGACGGCGCGATTGTTTATCGGGAAGGCGATGGCTATCGAACGGCGTTCTGGCCCGAGAACGGGGAGTACGCGAACGTCACGTACTTCCTCACCGGCCCGGATTTCGAATCGCGGTTGAACGTCAAGCTGCTGGAGTTCGGACCCGACGAGGTTGCCCTTTTCACGGACGGCCTGCAGCCGCTCGCACTCCACTACGCCACAAAGACGGTCCACGCCCCGTTTTTCGACCCGATGTTCGCAACCTTGCGGCGGGAGCCCGACCCGGACACCCTGCGGGCTCCTCTGAAGCAGTTCCTGGCGTCCAAGCCCGTCGTCGAGCGAACGGACGACGACAAAACCTTAATCCTGGCCACCCGCCGGCTGCCGGAGCATGACCACGCGCCCCCTCGTCAATAA
- a CDS encoding dienelactone hydrolase family protein: MRLALSACLLGLLAAPAVAQDWAKAKLEKSLRHGEWVKVKSGAREVQTFVVYPEVKEKATAVVVIHEIFGLTDWVRLVADQLAADGYIAIAPDLLTGAGPNGGGTDSLGSGDGVRKAIMSLPPDQITADLNASVDYATKLPACNGKVAAGGFCWGGGQAFRFATNNKAIKAAFAFYGTGPDKESDIARIQAPVYGFYGGNDARVNATIPKSTDLMKKAEKTYDPVTYEGAGHGFMRAGAAPDTNEANKKAMTEAWKRWNELLKKL; this comes from the coding sequence ATGAGGCTCGCACTCTCGGCGTGTTTACTCGGCCTGCTGGCTGCCCCGGCGGTGGCCCAGGACTGGGCCAAGGCCAAGCTCGAAAAGTCCCTCCGCCACGGCGAATGGGTGAAGGTGAAGAGCGGGGCGCGGGAAGTCCAGACGTTCGTCGTGTACCCCGAAGTCAAGGAGAAGGCGACGGCCGTGGTGGTCATCCACGAGATCTTCGGACTGACCGACTGGGTTCGGCTCGTTGCCGACCAACTCGCGGCCGACGGTTACATCGCGATCGCCCCGGACCTGCTGACCGGCGCCGGTCCGAACGGTGGCGGCACCGACTCGCTCGGCAGCGGCGACGGCGTCCGCAAGGCGATCATGTCCCTCCCGCCCGACCAGATCACGGCCGACCTGAACGCGAGCGTCGACTACGCGACCAAGCTGCCAGCGTGCAACGGCAAGGTGGCGGCCGGCGGCTTCTGCTGGGGCGGCGGTCAGGCGTTCCGGTTCGCGACGAACAACAAGGCGATCAAGGCCGCGTTCGCTTTCTACGGCACCGGCCCGGACAAGGAGTCCGACATCGCCCGCATCCAGGCCCCGGTTTACGGCTTCTACGGCGGTAACGACGCCCGGGTGAACGCGACCATCCCGAAGTCGACCGACCTGATGAAGAAGGCCGAGAAGACCTACGACCCCGTCACCTACGAAGGCGCCGGCCACGGCTTCATGCGGGCCGGCGCTGCCCCGGACACGAACGAAGCCAACAAGAAGGCGATGACCGAGGCGTGGAAGCGGTGGAACGAGCTACTGAAGAAGCTGTAA
- a CDS encoding helix-hairpin-helix domain-containing protein — protein MTTRPLVNNLGQPVALGTLVGKGGEGSVYEVAGSPSAVAKIYDPSMPDRSAKFLAMASLAKKEMYRVAAWPLATLHDRPGGPAVGFVMHKVTGCKDIHILYSPAQRKTLFPHADWKFLIHTAANCAAGFDVIHGQGVVIGDVNQSNFMVSKDGLVTFIDCDSFQIQAGGRTHFCEVGVPPFTPPELQGLPFRGLTRTVNHDRFGLAVLIFHLLFMGRHPFAGRYSGQGDMPIEQAIREYRFPYSPHAGSYQMLPPLHSVPFAALSPQLQSLFEKAFRTTGPTAVRPAPAEWFTALKAFFDTLRPCTQDPGHQTPSHVSGCIWCDLVKQGAPNFFVSVTFTAARGSGPAFILATVWARIEAVPRPNVTYVRPAPMRRTPNPWSATLPQSVPPAIARPTLLTHPPSPPRPNLPPPQYQRKRIPYSHGQRVTGYVAIAFLTFLIPVAILGTMIGQAAFGRPTLVAAVLALIDLLLLAASGVRWMILELDRRATEHRQNEQYEQEREERDEIARQQRDEWYRQLKGRQADAERQYNELTQRWRAATTVAAEEVRRRKSRFQAAMANLEQSTKAWAEVSAKCAAEFDHKKAQLTAFRQKHTELAPRYQSEQQRLVAQAHEMQKMLYLQSQYIADHDIPDIGDARKSTLALFGIETAFDVERDAIFSVPGFKEKLTGRLLTWRAGVEARFAFNAIVGVPPHEQQALDFKFFQERQVIETHLLQGESELKDIASRATKELGRISDSMTLFQRECEQADADLAVIPHGF, from the coding sequence ATGACCACGCGCCCCCTCGTCAATAACCTCGGCCAACCGGTCGCCCTCGGGACGCTAGTCGGCAAGGGAGGCGAAGGGAGTGTCTACGAAGTCGCGGGCAGTCCCAGCGCGGTGGCCAAGATTTACGACCCATCCATGCCCGACCGCTCGGCCAAATTCCTGGCCATGGCTTCGCTCGCGAAAAAGGAAATGTATCGTGTGGCCGCCTGGCCGCTCGCGACGCTCCACGACAGACCCGGCGGCCCGGCCGTCGGGTTCGTGATGCACAAGGTCACGGGTTGCAAGGACATCCACATCCTCTACAGCCCCGCCCAGCGGAAAACACTCTTCCCGCACGCGGACTGGAAATTCCTGATTCACACGGCCGCGAACTGTGCGGCTGGGTTCGACGTGATTCACGGTCAGGGCGTGGTGATCGGGGACGTCAACCAGTCGAATTTCATGGTATCGAAAGACGGCCTGGTGACGTTCATTGACTGCGACTCGTTTCAAATCCAGGCCGGTGGACGCACGCATTTCTGCGAGGTGGGCGTGCCGCCGTTCACCCCGCCCGAGTTGCAAGGCCTGCCCTTCCGCGGCCTGACTCGGACAGTTAACCACGACCGATTCGGCCTCGCCGTCCTGATTTTTCACCTGCTCTTTATGGGTCGCCACCCGTTCGCCGGCCGGTACAGCGGCCAGGGCGACATGCCGATCGAGCAGGCGATCCGAGAATACAGGTTCCCGTACAGCCCGCACGCCGGCAGCTACCAGATGCTGCCCCCACTGCACAGCGTTCCGTTCGCCGCCCTCTCGCCCCAACTTCAGAGCCTGTTCGAGAAGGCGTTCCGGACCACTGGACCGACAGCAGTACGCCCCGCGCCGGCCGAATGGTTCACGGCTTTGAAAGCCTTTTTCGACACCCTGCGCCCGTGTACGCAAGACCCGGGGCACCAGACGCCGTCGCACGTATCGGGCTGCATTTGGTGCGACCTCGTGAAGCAGGGGGCACCGAACTTCTTCGTTTCCGTCACGTTCACCGCAGCCCGGGGTAGCGGCCCCGCGTTCATTTTGGCGACGGTTTGGGCGCGAATCGAAGCCGTCCCGCGGCCGAATGTCACATACGTCAGACCTGCCCCGATGCGGCGCACCCCGAACCCGTGGTCTGCCACCTTGCCGCAGTCGGTGCCCCCGGCCATCGCCCGCCCGACGCTGTTGACGCACCCGCCGTCGCCGCCACGGCCCAACCTGCCCCCGCCCCAGTACCAGCGCAAGCGTATCCCGTACAGTCACGGTCAGCGGGTCACGGGTTACGTGGCCATCGCCTTCCTGACCTTTCTGATCCCTGTCGCCATTTTGGGGACGATGATCGGGCAAGCCGCTTTTGGCCGCCCGACCCTCGTTGCGGCGGTACTGGCGTTGATCGATTTGCTGTTGCTCGCGGCGAGCGGCGTTCGCTGGATGATCCTCGAACTGGACCGCCGAGCCACGGAACACCGGCAAAATGAACAGTACGAGCAAGAGCGTGAGGAACGGGACGAGATCGCCCGGCAACAGCGCGACGAATGGTATCGCCAGCTAAAGGGCCGCCAGGCCGACGCCGAGCGGCAGTACAACGAGCTGACCCAGCGGTGGCGGGCGGCGACCACCGTGGCTGCCGAGGAAGTCCGCCGACGCAAGTCGCGATTCCAGGCGGCGATGGCGAACCTGGAACAGTCGACAAAAGCCTGGGCCGAGGTGTCCGCGAAATGCGCGGCGGAGTTCGATCATAAGAAGGCGCAATTGACCGCGTTTCGGCAAAAGCACACGGAACTCGCGCCGCGGTATCAGAGCGAACAGCAACGACTCGTGGCCCAGGCTCACGAGATGCAAAAAATGCTTTACCTGCAAAGCCAATACATTGCCGACCACGACATCCCGGACATCGGCGACGCGCGTAAATCGACGCTCGCCTTGTTCGGGATCGAGACGGCGTTCGACGTCGAGCGGGACGCGATTTTTTCGGTGCCGGGATTCAAGGAAAAGCTGACGGGCCGGCTGCTGACGTGGCGGGCGGGCGTGGAAGCCAGATTCGCTTTCAATGCCATCGTCGGCGTCCCCCCGCACGAACAGCAGGCGCTCGATTTCAAGTTTTTCCAGGAACGGCAGGTGATCGAAACGCACCTGCTTCAAGGCGAGAGCGAGTTGAAAGACATCGCCTCGCGAGCAACAAAAGAACTCGGTCGTATCAGCGACAGCATGACTCTCTTCCAGCGCGAGTGCGAACAGGCGGACGCCGATCTGGCCGTTATTCCGCACGGCTTCTGA
- a CDS encoding vWA domain-containing protein — protein sequence MIEQTAFGADTQPQFGTNSFAENPEPRCPCLLLLDISGSMNGPPINELNAGLVTFKDCLAADALAMKRIEIAIVTFGGTVQTACDFTTIEGFHPPTLTAGGDTPMGTAIAQAVSMIRQRKDTYKAHGISYYRPWIFLITDGGPTDAWASAAAQVKQGEASKSFLFFSVGVAGANFDVLKQISTREPLQLQGLEFKKLFLWLSQSQSSVSRSNPGDGVPLTDPTGPKGWASTI from the coding sequence ATGATCGAGCAAACGGCGTTCGGAGCCGATACACAGCCCCAGTTCGGAACGAACAGTTTCGCCGAGAACCCCGAACCACGCTGCCCGTGCTTACTGTTACTCGACATCTCGGGATCTATGAATGGTCCCCCGATCAACGAGCTGAACGCCGGGCTCGTGACCTTCAAGGATTGTCTGGCTGCCGACGCGCTCGCGATGAAGCGAATCGAAATTGCCATCGTGACGTTCGGTGGAACTGTTCAAACGGCTTGCGATTTCACGACCATAGAAGGCTTTCACCCGCCAACTCTTACGGCCGGCGGAGACACACCGATGGGAACCGCGATCGCCCAGGCGGTTAGCATGATCCGGCAGCGTAAAGACACATACAAAGCCCACGGCATCTCTTATTACCGCCCGTGGATTTTCCTGATTACGGATGGTGGACCCACTGATGCTTGGGCGTCCGCGGCGGCTCAGGTCAAACAGGGCGAAGCGTCCAAATCGTTCCTCTTTTTCTCGGTCGGAGTCGCAGGTGCCAATTTCGACGTGCTGAAACAGATTTCGACACGTGAACCTCTACAGTTGCAAGGCCTCGAATTTAAGAAGTTATTCCTCTGGCTGTCCCAGTCACAATCATCCGTCTCCCGTTCCAACCCTGGCGACGGCGTTCCGCTTACAGACCCGACCGGCCCTAAAGGGTGGGCGTCAACGATTTGA